From the Diceros bicornis minor isolate mBicDic1 chromosome 19, mDicBic1.mat.cur, whole genome shotgun sequence genome, one window contains:
- the WFDC2 gene encoding WAP four-disulfide core domain protein 2 produces MPVCHLRPLAALLLGLLLLGLPAVTGTGAEKRGVCPELEADPNCKQECLSDGECADNLKCCRAGCSSVCHLPNEKQGSCPQVDSDFPQLGLCLDQCQVDSQCPDKMKCCRNGCGKVSCVTPIF; encoded by the exons ATGCCTGTCTGCCACCTCCGTCCTCTCGCCGCCCTCCTCCTTGGCCTGCTGCTGCTCGGCCTCCCCGCGGTCACAG GCACAGGCGCAGAGAAAAGGGGCGTGTGCCCCGAGCTAGAGGCGGACCCCAACTGTAAGCAGGAGTGCCTCTCGGATGGAGAATGCGCTGACAACCTCAAGTGCTGCCGGGCCGGCTGCTCCAGCGTCTGCCACCTGCCCAATG AAAAGCAAGGCTCCTGCCCACAGGTGGACTCTGACTTCCCCCAGCTCGGCCTCTGCCTAGACCAGTGCCAGGTGGACAGCCAGTGTCCTGACAAGATGAAATGCTGCCGCAATGGTTGCGGGAAGGTGTCCTGCGTCACACCCATCTTCTGA